A region of Mesoplodon densirostris isolate mMesDen1 chromosome 11, mMesDen1 primary haplotype, whole genome shotgun sequence DNA encodes the following proteins:
- the LOC132498970 gene encoding keratin, type II cytoskeletal 6A-like, whose protein sequence is MTSRSTVRSQSSSRKVFRAGSARVPGVGRSGFCSVPMSCSRGSGGLIGVGGGASFGSRSLYGVGGSKRISFGGGSCALGGGYGSRAGSAGGGFGLGGGAGGGFGLGGGAGFGGGYGGPGFPVCPPGGIQEVTINQSLLTPLNLKIDPTIQQVKTQEREQIKTLNNRFASFIDKVRFLEQQNKVLETKWALLQEQGTTTVKQNLEPLFEQYINNLRRQLDSLAAERSRLDSEFRGMQDTVEDFKKKYEDEINKRMSAENEFVNLKKDVDAAYMNKVELQANADALIDEINFLRALYDAELSQVQTHISDTSVVLSMDNNRTLDLDSIIAEVKAQYEEIARRSREEAESWYKCKYEELQVSACRHGDDLCNTKQEISEINRMIQRLRSEIDHVKKQCTNLQSAIADAEQRGEMALKDAKNKLAELENALQKAKQNMAQLLKDYQELMNVKLALDVEIATYRKLLEGEECRLYGEGAGQVNISVVQSTSSSGYGGAGGASSGLAVGGGGCYSYGSGQSGGGGFSSGSGRAMAGGLFSSGGSSCTVKYTTTSSSGRKGYKR, encoded by the exons ATGACTTCCAGATCCACCGTGAGAAGCCAAAGCAGCAGCCGTAAAGTCTTCAGGGCCGGCTCAGCCAGAGTCCCTGGGGTCGGCCGCTCTGGCTTCTGCAGCGTGCCCATGTCCTGCTCCAGGGGCAGTGGTGGCCTCATTGGAGTGGGTGGAGGAGCTAGCTTTGGCAGCCGCAGCCTCTATGGTGTGGGGGGCTCCAAGAGGATCTCCTTCGGAGGGGGCAGCTGTGCCCTCGGTGGTGGATACGGCAGCAGAGCTGGAAGCG CTGGTGGTGGCTTTGGGCTCGGTGGTGGAGCTGGTGGTGGCTTTGGGCTCGGTGGTGGAGCTGGCTTTGGTGGTGGCTATGGGGGCCCTGGCTTCCCCGTATGCCCCCCTGGAGGCATCCAAGAGGTCACCATCAACCAGAGTCTCCTGACTCCCCTCAACCTGAAAATCGACCCCACCATCCAGCAAGTCAAGACTCAGGAGCGGGAGCAGATCAAGACCCTCAACAACAGGTTCGCCTCCTTCATCGACAAG GTCCGATTCCTGGAGCAGCAGAACAAGGTCCTGGAAACCAAGTGGGCCCTGCTGCAGGAGCAGGGCACCACGACCGTGAAGCAGAACCTGGAGCCTTTGTTCGAGCAGTACATCAACAATCTCAGGAGACAGCTGGACAGCCTTGCCGCGGAGAGAAGCCGCCTGGACTCAGAGTTCAGGGGGATGCAGGACACAGTAGAGGACTTCAAGAAGAA ATATGAAGATGAAATCAACAAGCGCATGTCAGCAGAGAATGAATTTGTGAACCTGAAGAAG GATGTAGATGCTGCTTACATGAATAAGGTTGAGCTACAAGCCAATGCAGATGCTCTCATAGATGAGATCAACTTCCTCAGAGCCCTCTATGACGCA GAACTGTCTCAGGTGCAAACCCACATCTCAGACACTTCTGTCGTCCTCTCCATGGACAACAACCGCACCCTGGACCTGGACAGCATCATCGCTGAAGTCAAAGCCCAATATGAGGAGATCGCTCGGAGGAGCCGGGAGGAGGCTGAGTCCTGGTACAAGTGCAAG TACGAGGAGCTGCAGGTGTCGGCCTGCAGACATGGGGATGACCTGTGCAACACCAAGCAGGAGATCTCTGAGATCAACCGCATGATCCAGAGGCTGAGATCTGAGATCGACCATGTCAAGAAGCAG TGCACCAACCTGCAATCCGCCATCGCCGATGCTGAGCAGCGGGGGGAGATGGCCCTCAAGGACGCCAAGAACAAACTGGCCGAACTGGAGAACGCCCTGCAGAAGGCCAAGCAGAACATGGCGCAGCTACTGAAGGACTACCAGGAGCTCATGAATGTCAAGCTGGCTCTGGACGTGGAGATTGCCACCTACAGGAAGCTGCTGGAGGGCGAGGAGTGCAG GCTGTATGGGGAAGGCGCTGGACAAGTCAACATCT CCGTGGTACAGTCCACCAGCTCCAGTGGCTATGGCGGTGCCGGCGGTGCCAGCAGTGGCTTAGCCGTGGGCGGAGGCGGTTGCTACTCCTACGGCAGTGGTCAAAGCGGTGGAGGTGGCTTCAGTTCCGGCAGCGGCAGAGCCATGGCGGGTGGCCTCTTCTCCTCCGGGGGCAGCAGTTGCACCGTCAAAtacaccaccacctcctcctccggCAGGAAGGGCTACAAGCGTTGA
- the LOC132499517 gene encoding LOW QUALITY PROTEIN: keratin, type II cytoskeletal 6A-like (The sequence of the model RefSeq protein was modified relative to this genomic sequence to represent the inferred CDS: inserted 3 bases in 2 codons), which produces MTSRSTVRSQSSSRKVFRAGSARVPGVGRSGFCSVPVSRSRGSGGLAGVGGGASFGSRSLYGVGGSXRISFGGGSYALGGGYGGRAGGGLGFGGGARSGFGFGGGAGGGFGLGVGAGFGGGYGGSGFPVCPPGGIQEVTINQSLLTPLNLQIDPTIQRVRKEELEQIKTLNDKFASFIDKVSRGLHLVLVVGLAGSFGEAPARAQQSPNNLPVGKCIRSASISRGQRYEDEVNKCTAAENEFAALKKDVDAAYMNKVDLEAKVNSLTKETNFLQVLFEAKPSQVQTRVSDTSMVPSTDNNCSLDLDSHKPQESCEHPRFFQLGRSQVENFWWHQYEELQVMAGRPGDDLCNTKQEISETDRMIQRLRAEIDNVKMQCASLQTAIANAEQHGELALRKARAKLVDLGEALQKAKQDMAQLLREYXELMNIKLALDMEIATYKKLLEGEECKYEEELSLQPSAENEFVALKKDRDTAFLIKADLETNVEVLVQEIDFLKSLYEEEISLLQSQISETSSIIVKMDKSQELEADGIVAQIDAQYDEIASRSKAQAEAWYQSRYEELRLTAGTHCDNLHNCKNEILEINKLIQWLQQDIENVKAQRCKLEGAIAETQQQWEAALNDAKCKLAGLEETLQKAKQDMACLLKEFQEVMNSKLGLDIEIATYRRLLEGEEHRLCEGVGPVNISVSSSKGTILYEPSVVSTPMYCPGDTSVLKNSGSCSIMGTSEIYIPCESHGLLGCGSRRSFSMKLGAGGGSSCHNC; this is translated from the exons ATGACTTCCAGATCCACCGTGAGAAGCCAAAGCAGCAGCCGTAAAGTCTTCAGGGCCGGCTCAGCCAGAGTCCCTGGGGTCGGCCGCTCTGGCTTCTGCAGCGTGCCCGTGTCCCGCTCCAGGGGCAGTGGTGGCCTCGCTGGAGTGGGTGGAGGAGCTAGCTTTGGCAGCCGCAGCCTCTATGGCGTGGGGGGCTC AAGGATCTCCTTCGGAGGGGGCAGCTATGCCCTCGGTGGTGGATATGGCGGCAGAGCTGGAGGTGGCCTTGGCTTTGGAGGCGGAGCCAGGAGTGGGTTTGGTTTCGGCGGTGGAGCTGGTGGTGGCTTTGGGCTCGGTGTTGGAGCTGGCTTTGGTGGTGGCTATGGGGGCTCTGGCTTCCCCGTCTGCCCCCCTGGAGGCATCCAAGAGGTCACCATCAACCAGAGTCTCCTGACTCCCCTCAACCTACAAATTGACCCCACCATCCAGCGGGTACGGAAAGAAGAGCTGGAGCAGATCAAGACCCTCAATGACAAGTTTGCCTCTTTCATTGACAAGGTGAGCCGGGGGCTGCATCTGGTCCTTGTGGTTGGGTTGGCAGGAAGTTTTGGAGAGGCCCCGGCCAGAGCACAGCAGTCACCCAACAACCTCCCTGTGGGAAAATGCATCCGCTCAGCAAGCATCTCCCGGGGGCAGAG GTATGAGGATGAAGTTAACAAGTGCACGGCTGCTGAGAATGAGTTTGCGGCTCTGAAGAAA GACGTGGACGCCGCCTACATGAACAAGGTGGACCTGGAGGCCAAGGTCAACTCTCTGACCAAAGAGACCAATTTCCTCCAGGTGCTCTTTGAGGCA AAACCGTCCCAGGTGCAGACCCGGGTCAGTGACACATCGATGGTCCCGTCCACGGACAACAACTGCAGCCTGGACCTGGACAGCCACAAGCCTCAGGAATCATGTGAGCATCCCCGTTTCTTTCAACTTGGCAGGAGCCAAGTTGAAAACT TCTGGTGGCATCAGTACGAGGAGCTGCAGGTCATGGCAGGCCGGCCCGGTGATGATCTCTGCAACACCAAACAAGAGATCTCTGAGACGGACCGGATGATCCAGAGGCTGAGAGCCGAGATCGACAACGTCAAGATGCAG TGTGCCAGCCTGCAAACAGCCATCGCCAACGCAGAACAGCACGGAGAACTGGCCCTCAGGAAAGCACGGGCCAAGCTGGTGGACCTGGGGGAGGCCCTGCAGAAGGCCAAGCAGGACATGGCGCAGCTGCTGCGTGAGT AGGAGCTCATGAACATCAAGCTGGCCCTGGACATGGAGATCGCCACTTACAAGAAGCTGCTGGAGGGCGAGGAGTGCAA ATATGAAGAGGAGCTCTCCCTGCAGCCCTCTGCTGAGAATGAGTTTGTTGCCTTGAAGAAG GATAGGGACACAGCCTTCCTGATAAAGGCTGACCTGGAGACCAACGTGGAAGTTCTGGTCCAGGAGATCGACTTCCTGAAAAGCTTATATGAAGAG gagatcaGCCTGCTGCAGTCTCAGATCTCAGAGACCTCTTCCATCATTGTGAAGATGGACAAGAGCCAGGAGCTGGAGGCAGATGGCATCGTTGCCCAGATCGATGCCCAGTACGACGAAATCGCCAGCCGCAGCAAAGCCCAAGCAGAGGCCTGGTACCAGAGCCGG TATGAGGAGCTGCGGCTGACAGCCGGGACCCACTGTGACAACCTCCACAACTGCAAGAACGAGATTCTGGAAATAAACAAGCTGATCCAGTGGTTGCAGCAAGACATTGAGAACGTCAAAG CCCAGCGCTGCAAACTGGAGGGTGCCATAGCCGAGACACAGCAGCAGTGGGAGGCGGCCCTCAACGACGCCAAGTGCAAGCTGGCTGGGCTGGAGGAGACCCTGCAGAAGGCCAAGCAGGACATGGCCTGCCTGCTCAAGGAGTTCCAGGAGGTGATGAACTCCAAGCTGGGCCTGGACATCGAGATCGCCACCTACAGGCGCCTGCTGGAGGGCGAGGAACACAG gctgtGTGAAGGTGTTGGGCCCGTGAATATCT CTGTGAGCAGCTCCAAAGGCACCATCCTCTACGAGCCAAGTGTGGTCAGCACACCCATGTACTGTCCAGGGGACACCAGTGTCCTCAAGAACAGCGGGAGCTGCAGCATCATGGGTACCAGTGAAATCTACATCCCCTGTGAGTCCCATGGGCTACTGGGCTGTGGAAGCAGGCGGAGCTTCAGCATGAAgctaggggctgggggtggcTCCTCCTGCCACAACTGTTAG
- the LOC132499165 gene encoding keratin, type II cytoskeletal 6A-like has protein sequence MTSRSTVRSQSSSRKVFRAGSARVPGVGRSGFCSVPMSCSRGSGGLIGVGGGASFGSRSLYGVGGSKRISFGGGSCALGGGYGSRAGSAGGGFGLGGGAGGGFGLGGGAGFGGGYGGPGFPVCPPGGIQEVTINQSLLTPLNLKIDPTIQQVKTQEREQIKTLNNRFASFIDKVRFLEQQNKVLETKWALLQEQGTTTVKQNLEPLFEQYINNLRRQLDSLAAERSRLDSEFRGMQDTVEDFKKKYEDEINKRMSAENEFVNLKKDVDAAYMNKVELQANADALIDEINFLRALYDAELSQVQTHISDTSVVLSMDNNRTLDLDSIIAEVKAQYEEIARRSREEAESWYKCKYEELQVSACRHGDDLCNTKQEISEINRMIQRLRSEIDHVKKQCTNLQSAIADAEQRGEMALKDAKNKLAELENALQKAKQNMAQLLKDYQELMNVKLALDVEIATYRKLLEGEECRLYGEGAGQVNISVVQSTSSSGYGGAGGASSGLAVGGGGCYSYGSGQSGGGGFSSGSGRAMAGGLFSSGGSSCTVKYTTTSSSGRKGYKR, from the exons ATGACTTCCAGATCCACCGTGAGAAGCCAAAGCAGCAGCCGTAAAGTCTTCAGGGCCGGCTCAGCCAGAGTCCCTGGGGTCGGCCGCTCTGGCTTCTGCAGCGTGCCCATGTCCTGCTCCAGGGGCAGTGGTGGCCTCATTGGAGTGGGTGGAGGAGCTAGCTTTGGCAGCCGCAGCCTCTATGGTGTGGGGGGCTCCAAGAGGATCTCCTTCGGAGGGGGCAGCTGTGCCCTCGGTGGTGGATACGGCAGCAGAGCTGGAAGCG CTGGTGGTGGCTTTGGGCTCGGTGGTGGAGCTGGTGGTGGCTTTGGGCTCGGTGGTGGAGCTGGCTTTGGTGGTGGCTATGGGGGCCCTGGCTTCCCCGTATGCCCCCCTGGAGGCATCCAAGAGGTCACCATCAACCAGAGTCTCCTGACTCCCCTCAACCTGAAAATCGACCCCACCATCCAGCAAGTCAAGACTCAGGAGCGGGAGCAGATCAAGACCCTCAACAACAGGTTCGCCTCCTTCATCGACAAG GTCCGATTCCTGGAGCAGCAGAACAAGGTCCTGGAAACCAAGTGGGCCCTGCTGCAGGAGCAGGGCACCACGACCGTGAAGCAGAACCTGGAGCCTTTGTTCGAGCAGTACATCAACAATCTCAGGAGACAGCTGGACAGCCTTGCCGCGGAGAGAAGCCGCCTGGACTCAGAGTTCAGGGGGATGCAGGACACAGTAGAGGACTTCAAGAAGAA ATATGAAGATGAAATCAACAAGCGCATGTCAGCAGAGAATGAATTTGTGAACCTGAAGAAG GATGTAGATGCTGCTTACATGAATAAGGTTGAGCTACAAGCCAATGCAGATGCTCTCATAGATGAGATCAACTTCCTCAGAGCCCTCTATGACGCA GAACTGTCTCAGGTGCAAACCCACATCTCAGACACTTCTGTCGTCCTCTCCATGGACAACAACCGCACCCTGGACCTGGACAGCATCATCGCTGAAGTCAAAGCCCAATATGAGGAGATCGCTCGGAGGAGCCGGGAGGAGGCTGAGTCCTGGTACAAGTGCAAG TACGAGGAGCTGCAGGTGTCGGCCTGCAGACATGGGGATGACCTGTGCAACACCAAGCAGGAGATCTCTGAGATCAACCGCATGATCCAGAGGCTGAGATCTGAGATCGACCATGTCAAGAAGCAG TGCACCAACCTGCAATCCGCCATCGCCGATGCTGAGCAGCGGGGGGAGATGGCCCTCAAGGACGCCAAGAACAAACTGGCCGAACTGGAGAACGCCCTGCAGAAGGCCAAGCAGAACATGGCGCAGCTACTGAAGGACTACCAGGAGCTCATGAATGTCAAGCTGGCTCTGGACGTGGAGATCGCCACCTACAGGAAGCTGCTGGAGGGCGAGGAGTGCAG GCTGTATGGGGAAGGCGCTGGACAAGTCAACATCT CCGTGGTACAGTCCACCAGCTCCAGTGGCTATGGCGGTGCCGGCGGTGCCAGCAGTGGCTTAGCCGTGGGCGGAGGCGGTTGCTACTCCTACGGCAGTGGTCAAAGCGGTGGAGGTGGCTTCAGTTCCGGCAGCGGCAGAGCCATGGCGGGTGGCCTCTTCTCCTCCGGGGGCAGCAGTTGCACCGTCAAAtacaccaccacctcctcctccggCAGGAAGGGCTACAAGCGTTGA